In Citrus sinensis cultivar Valencia sweet orange chromosome 4, DVS_A1.0, whole genome shotgun sequence, one DNA window encodes the following:
- the LOC102608831 gene encoding protein STRICTOSIDINE SYNTHASE-LIKE 4-like: MAPKSFLLACLLAFTLQFFFSPPVSSSASLLSTSKESSSMKDLIKLGEGCVSHPEDVSVVVRKGALYTATNDGWVKYFILHNETLVNWKHIDSQSLLGLTATKEGDVIICDSKKGLFKVTEEGVKVLDPDVRFANDVIDASDGTLYFTVSSTKYTPADFYKDMAEGNPYGQLLKYDPKSNQTTVLQEGFYFANGIALSKDEDFVVVCESWKFRCRRYWLKGDRNGTLDTFAENLPGGPDNINLAPDGSFWIALIKMNQTGVKAIQNCREKWELLEAYPGLISLLLPMGSDAGARVVKVEGIDGKIIRDFNDPNATYLSFVTSAVEYNDNLFLASLQSNFIGVLPLHPLDTPKPVLATI; the protein is encoded by the exons ATGGCTCCGAAGAGTTTCCTGCTAGCTTGTTTACTTGCTTTTACTCTACAATTCTTCTTCTCGCCTCCAGTATCATCTTCAGCTTCTCTTCTTTCCACCTCCAAGGAAAGCTCCTCTATGAAg GATTTGATTAAACTTGGAGAAGGATGTGTGAGCCACCCAGAGGATGTTTCTGTTGTGGTTAGAAAGGGTGCGCTGTATACAGCTACTAATGATGGTTGGGTCAAGTATTTCATCCTCCATAATGAAACCTTGGTTAATTGGAAGCACATAGACAGTCAATCTCTTCTTGGACTCACAGCAACAAAGGAAGGTGACGTCATTATATGCGACAGTAAAAAA GGTTTGTTTAAGGTTACCGAAGAAGGCGTAAAGGTTCTTGATCCAGATGTAAG ATTTGCAAATGATGTGATCGATGCATCAGATGGCACGTTGTATTTTACTGTCTCAAGCACCAAATATACCCCCGCAGATTTCTACAAAGACATGGCTGAGGGAAATCCTTACGGCCAGTTGCTCAAATATGATCCTAAATCGAACCAAACAACAGTTTTGCAAGAGGGATTTTACTTTGCTAATGGCATTGCACTCTCAAAAGATGAAGACTTTGTGGTCGTTTGTGAATCATGGAA ATTCCGATGCAGAAGATATTGGCTGAAGGGCGATCGCAATGGAACATTAGATACTTTTGCTGAAAACCTTCCAGGTGGAcctgataacatcaatcttGCCCCCGATGGCTCTTTTTGGATTGCTTTAATCAAG ATGAATCAGACTGGGGTGAAGGCTATCCAAAACTGCAGGGAGAAATGGGAACTATTGGAAGCATATCCAGGATTAATCAGCCTACTCCTCCCTATGGGCAGTGATGCGGGTGCAAGAGTAGTCAAAGTCGAAGGAATTGATGGCAAAATAATCAGGGATTTTAACGATCCGAATGCAACCTATTTATCATTTGTCACTTCAGCTGTGGAGTATAATGACAATCTCTTCTTGGCTAGCCTTCAATCAAATTTCATTGGGGTACTGCCACTCCATCCCCTCGATACTCCAAAACCAGTACTGGCTACCATATAG